In a genomic window of Methanobrevibacter thaueri:
- a CDS encoding cysteine peptidase family C39 domain-containing protein encodes MYKKVIGVLLCLVFLLSISCVVADDTIETNITLESDDMDVIDEYDTINDDDEIIINEYDEYYENNISFETELPLELNTSGVVMSDDEYSCGAASFATVLNNLGKNITLNEAKIATNSSSVNGTTMKGILDASKKYNLIGVGVQIESTNLKENYIVHMNIIGVNHWSVVKEINEDFIILADPNLGNYKYDLLEFNQYYTNQTIIILNNTNITNSVNIVLPDNYSFISEIGQKAISGKGYAFYLSKKMSYINANPKGYAFSCTVIVQKWGAKVVKISTKKLTKHKIAVKIAYVIKVYSKPNYKGKVETINQPAIFNLSQKAGTTYSGSRTVSFPIKSIKCSISYSHFP; translated from the coding sequence ATGTATAAAAAAGTAATAGGTGTATTATTATGTTTAGTATTTTTATTAAGCATATCCTGTGTTGTGGCTGATGATACTATTGAAACTAATATTACGTTAGAATCAGATGATATGGATGTTATCGATGAATACGATACAATAAATGATGATGATGAAATAATTATAAATGAATATGATGAGTATTATGAAAATAATATTTCGTTTGAAACTGAACTGCCATTGGAATTAAACACTTCTGGTGTGGTCATGTCTGATGATGAATATAGTTGTGGTGCAGCATCATTTGCAACAGTTTTAAACAATCTAGGTAAAAATATTACATTAAATGAAGCTAAAATTGCTACTAATAGTAGTAGTGTAAACGGCACAACAATGAAAGGAATACTTGATGCTTCTAAAAAATATAATTTAATTGGAGTTGGTGTTCAAATAGAATCAACTAATCTTAAAGAAAATTATATTGTTCATATGAATATTATAGGAGTTAATCATTGGTCAGTAGTAAAAGAAATTAATGAAGATTTTATTATTTTGGCAGATCCTAATTTAGGAAATTATAAATATGATTTGCTTGAATTTAACCAATATTACACAAACCAAACAATTATAATACTTAACAATACAAATATAACTAATTCAGTTAATATTGTATTGCCAGATAATTATAGTTTTATTTCAGAAATAGGTCAAAAAGCTATATCTGGAAAGGGTTATGCATTTTATCTATCTAAAAAAATGTCATATATTAATGCAAATCCTAAAGGATACGCATTCTCATGTACAGTTATAGTTCAAAAATGGGGTGCAAAAGTAGTAAAGATATCTACAAAAAAATTAACAAAACACAAAATTGCTGTAAAAATAGCTTATGTAATAAAAGTCTATTCAAAACCTAATTATAAAGGAAAAGTTGAAACGATTAATCAACCAGCTATTTTTAATTTAAGTCAAAAAGCAGGAACAACATATTCAGGTTCAAGAACTGTGTCATTTCCAATTAAATCAATAAAATGCTCAATTTCTTATTCTCATTTCCCATAG
- a CDS encoding peptidoglycan-binding domain-containing protein — protein sequence MDNVTITNATISISKTPTEITVENATLELLVGDSVGTGAALTPADVGELTFTSSNTTVAKVEDGKIIAVGEGSAIITVSFAGNDDYSAAEDKTINVKVIKYDSKVTIEPINNTVYPNNVTIKYSIENKTNVTVTIDGVSDDKIIITNDTITVIGLDAGEYTITILNNESNIYHKSNDTKTFTVNKQTTSITASDVTTTYNINKDLVITLKDSNGKALANVKVTVDLNGAKTYTTDKNGQVKVSTKGLAPKTYTAKVTFNGDTNYVKSTNDVKVTVKKATPKLTAKKKTFKTSVKTKKYAIILKDNTGKAITKAKVTLKVKGKTYKATTNSKGKAVFKIKKLNKKGTFKATITYKGNKYYNKVSKKANIKVIVTFKTVSKGSKDKSTVKEIQQALKDHGYYLSYKGHYLKVDGKFQSCTERSVKEFQKDKGLKVTGKVDEKTAKKLGLI from the coding sequence TTGGATAATGTAACAATTACAAATGCAACAATCAGTATTTCTAAAACTCCAACTGAAATCACTGTTGAAAATGCAACTCTTGAATTGCTTGTAGGGGATTCTGTAGGTACTGGTGCTGCATTAACTCCAGCAGACGTAGGTGAGTTAACTTTCACTTCAAGCAACACTACTGTTGCTAAAGTTGAAGATGGAAAAATCATAGCTGTTGGTGAAGGCTCCGCAATCATTACAGTCAGTTTTGCCGGTAATGATGATTATTCTGCAGCTGAAGACAAAACAATAAATGTTAAAGTAATCAAATACGATTCCAAAGTCACAATCGAACCAATTAACAATACCGTATATCCAAACAACGTTACAATCAAATACAGTATTGAAAACAAAACCAACGTAACAGTAACAATTGATGGAGTATCCGATGATAAAATCATTATCACAAACGATACCATTACTGTTATTGGTCTCGACGCTGGCGAATACACAATAACAATACTCAACAACGAAAGCAACATATACCACAAATCAAACGACACAAAAACATTCACCGTAAACAAACAGACAACCAGCATTACCGCTTCTGATGTGACCACAACATACAACATCAACAAGGATTTAGTAATCACTTTAAAAGACAGCAACGGCAAAGCATTAGCTAATGTTAAAGTAACAGTTGACTTGAACGGTGCTAAAACCTACACTACCGACAAGAACGGTCAGGTCAAGGTATCAACCAAAGGACTTGCACCTAAGACTTACACTGCCAAGGTAACATTCAACGGCGATACCAATTATGTTAAATCAACTAATGATGTTAAAGTCACTGTCAAGAAGGCCACTCCTAAACTGACTGCCAAAAAGAAAACCTTTAAAACCAGTGTTAAAACCAAAAAGTACGCTATAATCTTAAAGGACAATACTGGTAAGGCAATCACGAAGGCTAAAGTCACCCTAAAAGTCAAGGGCAAAACCTATAAGGCAACAACCAACAGTAAAGGTAAAGCAGTCTTCAAAATCAAAAAGCTCAACAAGAAAGGAACCTTCAAGGCAACAATAACATATAAAGGAAACAAATACTACAACAAGGTATCCAAAAAAGCCAACATTAAAGTTATTGTCACCTTCAAGACAGTATCCAAAGGAAGCAAGGACAAATCCACAGTTAAAGAAATCCAACAGGCCCTAAAAGACCACGGATACTACCTCTCATACAAAGGACACTACTTGAAAGTTGACGGCAAGTTCCAAAGCTGCACTGAAAGATCCGTCAAGGAGTTCCAAAAGGACAAAGGCCTTAAAGTGACCGGTAAGGTTGATGAAAAGACCGCCAAAAAGCTCGGTTTAATTTAA
- a CDS encoding HEPN domain-containing protein, whose product MLKSQLISSKMLYEGGQYRDSVTMSYYAMYSSALALLLKKSISPKTHEGTLRQLTKEYVKTGLLSKKTYGYLYDAHENRNDSSYGYSKTFTEEDAEELILQAEKFINEVETLL is encoded by the coding sequence ATGTTAAAAAGTCAGTTAATCTCAAGTAAAATGTTATATGAAGGCGGACAATATAGGGACTCAGTCACCATGTCCTATTATGCAATGTATTCCTCTGCTCTGGCATTACTTCTTAAAAAGAGCATTTCCCCAAAAACCCATGAGGGAACCTTAAGACAACTTACCAAGGAATACGTCAAAACAGGATTGCTTAGCAAGAAAACCTATGGATACCTTTATGATGCCCATGAAAATAGAAACGATTCCAGTTACGGTTATTCAAAAACTTTTACAGAAGAAGATGCTGAAGAACTTATTTTACAGGCTGAAAAATTCATTAATGAAGTGGAAACTTTATTATGA
- a CDS encoding right-handed parallel beta-helix repeat-containing protein, protein MTGNVTNCNFTNNKATNGNGGAILFASKGNVTNCNFTNNSAYYGGAVYFLDTGEVTNCNFTNNSATYGGGAIRFSSAGTVTNCNFTNNSASYGGAIRFNGEGTVTNCNFTNNTAGDWGGAVYFSWETSGEVINCNFTNNSAPLGGAIYFQTDSNGNVTNCNFINNNATRNGGAIIMSLGTVTNCNFTGNNATTSSAIYFYKWDSSDTLTVSDSTFLNNRANAEALDVVKNDNNITITFTGHNNLLNAIYSREDAEVAFTNVKYWGATGITTVSARLSGSNKAAGQNITVGVVVNGEIVLNNVKVTDENGMIVLDITAGENYYIGVRHDTDSYYTEAEKTISNNTKFNVNVTSQTTNNKTVNITAKSNIYSEIMPGKLSNLLLNSMTFLI, encoded by the coding sequence ATTACTGGTAATGTAACAAATTGTAATTTTACTAACAACAAAGCAACCAATGGTAATGGTGGAGCAATTTTATTTGCTAGTAAGGGTAATGTAACAAATTGTAATTTTACTAACAACTCCGCTTATTATGGTGGTGCAGTTTACTTCTTGGATACTGGTGAAGTAACAAATTGTAATTTTACTAATAACTCCGCAACATACGGAGGTGGTGCTATTAGGTTTAGTTCCGCTGGTACTGTAACAAATTGTAATTTTACTAACAACTCTGCTAGTTATGGTGGGGCTATCAGATTCAATGGTGAAGGTACTGTAACAAATTGTAATTTTACAAATAACACTGCAGGTGATTGGGGTGGTGCAGTTTACTTCTCTTGGGAGACCTCTGGTGAAGTGATAAATTGTAATTTCACTAACAACAGTGCACCCTTGGGTGGTGCTATTTATTTCCAAACAGACTCTAATGGTAATGTAACAAATTGTAATTTCATTAACAACAATGCAACACGTAATGGTGGTGCTATCATAATGTCTTTAGGTACTGTAACAAATTGTAATTTTACTGGCAATAATGCTACTACTAGTTCTGCAATTTACTTCTACAAATGGGATTCTTCAGATACTTTAACTGTTTCCGATTCTACTTTCTTAAACAATAGGGCAAATGCAGAAGCTTTAGATGTAGTTAAAAATGATAATAATATTACAATTACTTTCACAGGTCATAATAACCTTTTAAATGCAATTTATTCTAGAGAAGATGCTGAAGTTGCTTTTACCAATGTGAAATATTGGGGAGCAACTGGAATTACAACAGTCAGTGCTAGATTGTCCGGATCCAATAAGGCAGCCGGTCAAAACATCACTGTTGGCGTAGTTGTCAATGGCGAAATTGTTTTAAATAATGTTAAAGTCACAGATGAAAATGGTATGATTGTTTTGGATATAACTGCTGGTGAAAACTATTACATCGGCGTTCGCCATGACACTGATTCATACTACACTGAAGCTGAAAAAACAATCTCAAACAACACTAAATTCAATGTGAATGTCACATCTCAAACAACCAATAACAAGACTGTCAACATCACTGCAAAATCCAATATCTACAGTGAAATTATGCCAGGTAAATTATCTAATTTACTATTAAATTCAATGACTTTTTTGATTTGA